One window from the genome of Populus alba chromosome 15, ASM523922v2, whole genome shotgun sequence encodes:
- the LOC118056312 gene encoding uncharacterized protein, with protein sequence MASSNNPTAPHTVPTTSNQQIQDAEKQHPTLTQKKPNPTSWAERVRVTDHSSTRFSLDGIPRQTAGARLIIPEDILLDTTGKWNRCMVGFFPGFRMPYHAVNTIASRVWRNKGLENVMTTTNGFMLFRFHTELEMQEVLNQGPWMFGGKTIILQQWHPHFVFDKNKISKLPVWIRLHGLPFPLWSKNGLSLVASMVGRPLSCDEQTYNCTRLDYARVCVEADAALPFIHQFEIESSLSADPILIQVEYEWKPPRCDKCNLFGHVCTKGKNSDRAPGNISDGIPTVSVTNRKTNDEATVYPASKEGKGVLECTTSNNIEVIDGPGRKQIGGQVKVKGNTGFITKTIESGEGFIAVSKTSGVRQPVGKASVDSRRSQQSLEQQPKQPVGLCSNILAITGSNRGDDTEDEASDTDSIHDPHSVEENQLLITGFANCMENKMATLKSASASEASTSAKDSYKETSSLPRGWDPTIFSLSCMHYSDQWVTCEVSTLSTKESFKITVVYGLNTPAGRRLLWDYMLHQAPAFASSPWALLGDFNAILKPSDRSGGDMHWYGHHQEFSNCIQDTELIQVPFIGPKFSWHNGQQDFLELVRATWQHPVMGNPMYSFTTKLRLLKAGLRTLHRHTTSHISRRVTEAQSNWNLAQMALDEFPASEVLAASERNCARAYNQLCQDEEAIYKQRSRIQWLQLGDKNTKFFHRSLVHRQTRNAVHVLTDEAGNQVHDKEKLGTMAVKYFQQLLTAPTPAPEANIPRLYPNAIPSTSIPHLIQPITEEEIKMALFSIPDSKAPGPDGFTAYFFKQAWEIIRIDFIAAIQFFFDRGSLPRCINATRIALVPKIENPACMNDYRPISCCNVLYKCISKLLATRLKTILPDVIGPSQAAFVLGRQISDNILLTQELMHRYHLGRGPARCALKVDLRKAFDTISWDYILQALQAIGIPGKMIGWIHTCISSAYFSVSLNGELHGFFQSSRGLRQGDPLSPYLFVLAMEGLGGTLKLASLNPQFRFHWRCKQNSIINLSFVDDLMLFCKATLASVNIIRDALDSFSCISGLTINHDKSLVFLSGVKEDLRTAIVNCLGFKQGTLPVNYLGVPMISSRKIESSLAAFLWKGTSLSHTGAKVAWSTLCYPLDEGGLGIKNIKTWNKAATLKHIWRLLTEDTSIWVAWVKSVLLRGRCFWYINTPSSSSWSWRKILHSRSWCQGLFVPLIGNGMSTFLWMDYWLPNGRRLCDILPFRLLSTPELPWNAKVSDIITNGCLAPPPCHQNLQLIWNSISIHPQIQQADKCIWQGNSSGIFTTDSAWELLREARPKDSKYHLIWFPGHTPRHAFILWIASMDRLYTMDRLLSHRITNSSTCILCGQQTETHDHLFFQCTYSAGVWGYLSAKTLFSWPYTTWQSLLQWAASTFRKKKFTHILARLDMEEVLALEDVTSLANGFTMFRFKTEDELQKVIENGPWMFWWESYYSSEMAFWKTSSSSQVPPTYLPKMTPSRARPPESSAAHSVGCDDTGFTLVTRRKKKKDTTHRVAPSFLPSS encoded by the exons ATGGCTTCGTCCAACAATCCCACCGCACCACACACTGTCCCAACAACTAGTAACCAACAAATTCAAGATGCGGAAAAACAACACCCCACACttacacaaaaaaaacccaatcccACCTCCTGGGCAGAAAGAGTTAGAGTCACAGACCACTCAAGTACAAGGTTTTCTTTAGATGGTATCCCTAGACAGACTGCTGGAGCCAGACTAATTATACCTGAAGATATCCTTTTAGACACCACAGGGAAATGGAACAGATGCATGGTTGGTTTTTTCCCTGGCTTTAGAATGCCATACCATGCGGTGAACACTATTGCATCTAGAGTTTGGAGGAACAAGGGATTGGAAAATGTCATGACAACGACAAATGGCTTTATGCTATTCAGATTTCACACTGAACTTGAGATGCAGGAAGTGCTAAATCAAGGCCCTTGGATGTTTGGAGGCAAAACTATCATTTTACAACAATGGCACCCCCACTTTgtgtttgataaaaacaaaatatccaaACTTCCAGTTTGGATCCGATTGCATGGTCTGCCCTTTCCCTTGTGGTCAAAGAATGGATTAAGCTTAGTTGCGAGTATGGTGGGAAGGCCTCTCTCCTGTGATGAACAAACATACAATTGCACTCGCCTAGACTATGCTAGAGTATGTGTGGAGGCCGATGCTGCATTACCTTTCATTCACCAATTTGAGATTGAAAGCTCCCTCTCAGCAGACCCTATATTAATACAGGTGGAATATGAGTGGAAGCCGCCGAGGTGTGACAAATGCAACCTTTTTGGCCATGTTTgcacaaaaggaaaaaactcaGACAGAGCACCGGGAAACATTTCTGATGGCATCCCCACGGTATCAGTAACTAACAGGAAAACAAATGATGAGGCTACAGTGTACCCTGCTAGCAAAGAGGGAAAAGGGGTGCTTGAGTGCACCACTAGCAACAATATTGAAGTAATAGACGGGCCTGGCAGGAAACAAATTGGTGGCCAAGTGAAAGTGAAAGGCAATACTGGTTTTATCACCAAAACAATTGAGAGTGGGGAAGGCTTCATAGCTGTGTCCAAAACCAGTGGGGTTAGGCAACCGGTGGGGAAGGCATCTGTTGATAGCAGAAGGTCCCAACAATCTTTGGAGCAGCAACCAAAGCAACCAGTGGGACTATGCAGTAACATCTTGGCTATAACAGGAAGCAACCGGGGTGATGACACTGAGGATGAGGCTTCAGACACAGACTCAATTCATGATCCACACTCTGTTGAAGAAAACCAACTTCTCATCACAGGTTTTGCTAACTGTATGGAGAACAAAATGGCAACCCTGAAGAGTGCCAGTGCTAGTGAAGCATCCACATCAGCTAAGGATAGCTACAAGGAGACTTCGTCGCTCCCCAGAG GGTGGGATCCTACAATTTTCAGTCTCTCTTGCATGCATTATTCTGATCAATGGGTTACCTGTGAAGTATCCACACTGTCCACCAAAGAATCTTTTAAGATCACGGTAGTATATGGGCTTAATACTCCAGCTGGGAGAAGATTGCTATGGGATTATATGCTTCATCAAGCCCCAGCGTTTGCCTCCTCACCTTGGGCATTGCTGGGAGACTTTAACGCTATATTAAAGCCTTCTGACCGGTCAGGGGGGGATATGCATTGGTATGGCCATCATCAGGAGTTCAGCAATTGTATTCAAGACACTGAGCTGATCCAAGTTCCATTCATAGGACCTAAATTCTCTTGGCATAATGGTCAGCAAG ATTTTTTGGAGCTTGTTAGAGCAACTTGGCAGCATCCAGTCATGGGCAACCCTATGTACAGCTTCACAACCAAGCTTCGTCTTCTAAAAGCTGGCCTCAGAACTCTCCACAGACACACCACAAGCCATATATCACGCAGGGTTACCGAAGCTCAATCTAACTGGAACCTAGCTCAAATGGCTCTTGATGAATTCCCAGCCTCAGAGGTTTTGGCAGCATCAGAAAGGAACTGTGCAAGAGCTTACAACCAACTTTGTCAGGATGAGGAGGCAATTTATAAACAGAGATCTAGGATTCAGTGGCTGCAACTTGGTGATAAGAACACCAAATTTTTTCATAGATCACTCGTCCATAGACAAACTAGGAATGCAGTTCATGTGCTAACTGATGAGGCAGGCAACCAGGTACATGATAAGGAAAAGCTGGGAACCATGGCagttaaatattttcaacagCTCCTGACAGCCCCTACTCCTGCTCCAGAAGCTAACATCCCCAGGCTATATCCTAATGCTATTCCATCCACAAGCATTCCACACCTCATCCAGCCGATcacagaagaagaaataaaaatggcGTTGTTCTCCATCCCGGATAGCAAGGCTCCAGGGCCGGATGGTTTCACTGCCTACTTCTTTAAACAAGCCTGGGAGATTATCAGAATAGATTTTATTGCAgcaattcaatttttctttgaccGAGGCTCCCTCCCACGATGCATCAATGCAACCAGAATTGCCCTGGTGCCTAAGATTGAGAACCCAGCTTGCATGAATGATTATCGACCAATATCATGCTGCAACGTCCTGTACAAGTGTATTTCAAAACTCTTAGCTACAAGGCTGAAGACTATTCTGCCCGATGTAATAGGCCCTTCTCAAGCAGCCTTTGTCCTGGGTAGACAAATCTCAGACAACATATTGCTCACCCAGGAACTCATGCACAGATACCACCTGGGGAGAGGACCGGCTAGATGTGCTCTGAAGGTGGACTTGAGGAAGGCTTTCGACACAATTAGCTGGGACTATATTCTACAGGCTCTGCAAGCTATAGGCATCCCTGGGAAAATGATTGGCTGGATCCACACTTGTATCTCCTCAGCTTACTTCTCGGTCAGCCTCAATGGGGAATTACACGGGTTCTTCCAATCTAGCAGGGGGCTCCGTCAAGGTGACCCCCTCTCCCCCTATCTCTTTGTTCTGGCAATGGAAGGCTTGGGGGGAACGCTGAAGCTAGCCTCTTTAAACCCACAGTTTCGGTTCCATTGGAGATGCAAACAAAATTCTATCATCAATCTAAGCTTTGTCGACGACCTCATGCTGTTTTGTAAAGCAACCCTTGCGTCAGTAAACATTATCAGGGATGCTTTGGATAGTTTCTCTTGTATCTCAGGGCTGACTATAAACCATGACAAAAGCTTGGTGTTTTTATCCGGAGTTAAGGAGGACCTCAGGACTGCCATAGTCAACTGTTTAGGATTTAAACAAGGGACACTGCCAGTAAATTACCTTGGTGTTCCCATGATCAGCTCACG GAAGATTGAGAGCTCCCTAGCTGCATTCCTATGGAAAGGTACCTCCCTCTCTCACACTGGAGCAAAAGTGGCTTGGTCCACGTTATGTTACCCCCTAGATGAAGGCGGGCTGGggattaaaaacataaaaacttggAATAAAGCAGCCACATTGAAGCATATCTGGAGGCTGCTAACAGAGGATACCTCCATTTGGGTTGCATGGGTGAAATCGGTCCTACTAAGGGGACGTTGTTTCTGGTATATAAACACTCCCTCTTCTTCCTCATGGTCTTGGAGGAAAATTCTTCACAGCCGGTCTTGGTGTCAAGGACTGTTCGTCCCTCTCATTGGAAATGGCATGTCCACCTTCTTATGGATGGACTATTGGCTGCCGAATGGAAGAAGACTATGTGACATCCTGCCCTTCAGACTTCTGTCAACCCCGGAGCTACCATGGAATGCCAAGGTTTCGGATATCATCACAAACGGCTGCTTGGCTCCTCCACCATGTCACCAGAACCTTCAACTAATCTGGAACTCCATCAGCATCCACCCTCAGATACAGCAGGCGGACAAATGCATATGGCAGGGGAATTCATCCGGCATATTTACAACTGACTCTGCATGGGAATTGCTAAGGGAGGCTAGGCCGAAGGACTCCAAGTACCACCTTATATGGTTCCCAGGGCATACCCCCCGCCATGCCTTCATTCTATGGATTGCCTCAATGGACCGGCTATACACCATGGACAGGCTCCTCTCCCACCGGATCACTAACAGCTCAACATGCATTCTTTGTGGTCAGCAGACAGAGACACATGACCACCTCTTTTTCCAGTGCACCTACTCAGCCGGCGTCTGGGGATATCTTTCAGCCAAAACCCTCTTCTCATGGCCATATACAACGTGGCAAAGTCTTCTACAGTGGGCAGCTTCCACCTTCAGGAAAAAGAAGTTCACTCACATCCTCGCCCGGCTG GATATGGAAGAGGTTTTGGCCCTTGAGGATGTGACATCCTTGGCCAATGGATTTACAATGTTTCGTTTCAAAACAGAAGATGAGCTTCAAAAGGTCATTGAAAATGGTCCTTGGATGTTTTGGTGGGAAAGCTATTATTCTTCAGAAATGGCATTCTGG AAAACCAGTTCTTCATCTCAGGTACCTCCCACATATTTACCTAAGATGACACCATCTCGAGCACGTCCTCCAGAATCTTCTGCTGCACATTCTGTTGGATGTGATGACACTGGATTTACACTTGTTACtaggaggaaaaagaagaaggatacTACTCATCGTGTGGCACCATCCTTTTTACCTTCTAGTTGA